From the Ensifer adhaerens genome, the window GCGCAGTTTGTGCCCCGAGGCCGCGGCGATCAGGGAACCAGATGGCGGCGCAAATGGCAGCTGACAAGGCACCAAGAAGGCCTCCGAAAGGCAACAGGAACGCCTGACTGCTGGTGGTGTCGTCTGCATAGTCAAACAGAAGCGTGAAGATTGCGCCGACGTGCAAGCCGACGAAAAAGGCGGCAAGCCAGGCCGAGCGACGGGAACGATTGGATAGCAGCGCAAGAACGAGCACGGCGCTGATCGCCGCCGCGTAAGCGCCACCGAAGTAGTATCGCAGCATTGCCCATGACAGTTTCGGCGCGCCGAGCGCGGTTTCCGGACTGAAGATCATCTCCAGCAAGATCAGCGGGAGCATAATGACCACCGGACCGACCAGAACAGAGAGCCAGAAATAGCGCTCTTCCGCCCGCCATTGCCAACTGCGAGCGAATGCGCGCTCGTGTGGAGCAAGCGGAATGAGCTCCGAAGCGGCCCCGTCCCGCCGGTCAGCGCTGTTGCGTTCCATACTCCTGTCGCGCAGCAGCCACAGTCCGAAGGTCGCGCCGGCGAAGAGCGCACCGGCGCCCGAAAACACCGGGAAACCGGACGTCAGAAAATTGTGCGTCAGCACTGGGTAGGCCACGGCATATCCACCCGGGTCCCAGCTCGCGAAACTCATGGTCAAAACGTAGACGCCGATCAAGCCGGCGACCATGGCGAAGCCACACCCGGACGAAAATGCCATCAGTTGCCAAGGGCTGCGGCGGGATCGGCTGAACGCGATCGTCAACCGCGCTGTCGCCATCGACGGGAAAATGCCAAGGAGAACGACGACAAGCCCCAGGGGGCAGCCCGCGGCCGGTATCGCGAGGTAATAGACGGCAGCACAGAGCGCCGACAGCACCGCCGTCACCCAGGTTGCGAAGAAAAGATAGTCTCTTTCAAGGCGCTCGCGCCAATCGCCGTCAACCTGCATGTCCCCCTCCCGACAATCACAACCACTGCATGTGCCGGGATTACGCCTTGATTGAGGCAAACATTCAGTGAACAAACTAGCGGGAGGCAAGCGCGCTCAAAACACCGCCAGAAGCAGCGCCCCGGCAGCAATGAAAGCAACGCCGAGCCAGTTCATCAGGTTGAGCTTTTCGCCGAGGAAGAGCACTCCGAATATCGCGACCATGACGATCGAGAGCTTGTCGATGGGGGCGACACGGGCCGCATCGCCGAGCTTCAGCGCGCGGAAATAGGCAAGCCAGGAGGCGCCGGTGGCAAGGCCGGACAGCGCCAGGAACAGCCAGGTGCGCCCGGAGATTTCCGATGGCTTCTGCCATTGCCCGGTCGCCGCCACGATGGCGGCGATTACGCAGAGGATGACGACGGTGCGGATCAGGGTTGCGAAGTCGGAGTTGATCTGCGCAACCCCGACCTTGGCAAACACCGCCGTCAATGCGGCAAAGGCCGCCGAAAGCAGTGCCCAGAACTGCCAGCTCTGGCTCATCAGAATTCCACGCCCTGCTGCGCCTTGATGCCGGAGCGGAACGGATGCTTGATCAGCTCCATCTCGGTCACCAGATCGGCGATCTCGATCAGGTCCTCCTTGGCGTTGCGGCCGGTGAGCACGACATGCGTCATGTGCGGCTTTTCCTCTTTCAGGAAGCGGACGACCTCGGCGACGTCGATATAGTCGTAGCGCAGCGCAATGTTGATCTCGTCGAGCAGCACCATCGAGTTGCGCTCGTCGCGGATCAGCTCCTTCGCTTTCTCCCAGGCTTTCTCGGCCATCGCCACGTCGCGGGCGCGGTCCTGCGTTTCCCAGGTGAAGCCCTCGCCGAGCGTATAGAACTGGCAGACATCGCCGAAATGCTTCTCGATCAGCTCGCGCTCGCCGGTCGCCATCGCACCCTTGATGAACTGCACGACGGCGCAGGGCATGCCGTGGGCGATATGGCGGAAGATCATACCGAAGCCGGCGGTCGACTTGCCCTTGCCCTTGCCGGTGTTGACGATGAGCAGACCCTTCTCATCGGTCTTGGTCGCCATGATCTTTTCACGCGCCGCCTTCTTCTTCGCCATCTTCATGGCGTGGCGGGCATCGTCCTTCTCGGCCGGCGCTTCGCCGCCTGCTGTCGTCTCGTCGCTCATGATCACTCCCTCAGTTCTCAGGTTCGCGGAATGGGCAGCCGCCCTCGTCCCGCTTCGGTTCTGTCCCGCGCTTCAATGAACAGCGAAACAAAACCAGGTCTTTGCTTCCAAGCAATTCCGGACGGAAATCGCCAGCCCGGAACCGCGCTATTCGTTGCCGGCACGACGCCGGGTTGCGGCGGTGCCAATGGCGGCAAGCTCAAAGCGTGCCGAGTTCGAGCGCGGCGTCCAGAGATTGCGGTCGATCGCTTCGAGGAAGCGCTCGGAAAGCTCGGCAAAGGCGGCCGGGTTCTTATCACGCAGGAAATCCGCCACGCGCTCGTCGACGATGAAGGCCTGATAGGCCGCCTCGAAATGATGGTCGCGCACGGCACCCGTGGTCGCCGCAAAGGCGAACATGTAATCGACCGTGGCGGCGATCTCGAAGGCGCCCTTGTAGCCATGGCGCATGACGCCATCTATCCATTTGGGATTGACGACGCGCGCCCTGACGACGCGGCCGATCTCTTCTTCCAGCGAGCGGATGACAGGCTTTTCCGGCCGGGAATGGTCGTTGTGATAGATCGCCGGCCGGCTGCCGCCAAGCTGCTCTGCGGCGGCGCTCATGCCGCCTTCGAACTGATAATAGTCGTCGCTGTCGAGCAGATCGTGCTCGCGGTTGTCCTGGTTCTGCACCACCGCCTCGATCGTACGCAGGCGTTCTTCGAAGAGGTCGCGCTCGGCCTTGCCCTCCTCGCCGGCGCCATAGGCATAGGCACCCCAAGTGAGATAGGCCTCGGCGAGATCGGCCTTGGTTTCCCACCCCTTCTCGTCGATCAAGGCCTGCAGGCCGGCGCCATAGGCGCCGGGCTTGGCGCCGAAGACGCGGTAGGAGGCTCGACGGGCCGCCTCGGCGGCCTCCACTCCTTCCGACTCCAGCCGCTGAGCTTCGGCGCGCATGCGCGCGGCGATCATATTGTCGGCATCATCTTCCTCCAGCGCGCCGACGGCGCGGATCGCCTTGTCGAAGAGCGCTATCTGGTCCGGGAAGGCATCGCGGAAGAAGCCGGAAATGCGCAAGGTCACGTCGACGCGCGGTCGTCCGAGGATTGCAAGCGGCACGATCTCGTAGCCCATCACCCGGCGCGAGACCATGTCCCAGGTGGGCTTGGCGCCGATCAGCGCCAGGGCCTGGGCGATGTCGTCGCCGCCCGTGCGCATGTTTGCCGTGCCCCAGGCCGTCAGGCCAAAGGAGGACGGCCATTCCCCGTGATCCTGCAGGTAGCGGCGAATCAAAAGCTCTGCCGACTTCTTACCGAGTTCATAGGCCGCCGGCGTCGGCACCGCTCGACTGTCGACCGAGTAGAAATTGCGCCCCGTCGGCAGCACGTCCGGGCGGCCACGCGTCGGTGCGCCGGAGGGTCCGGGGGCAACGAAGCAGCCGTTGAGACCGGTGAGGAAACCGGCCATTTCAGCGGCGCCGGAGTTGGAGATCGAGGGCTTGAGGCGGGTTTCGATTTCGCCGAGAACGGCGCGGGTGTGGGGCCAGTCATGCGGACAAGACTGCTCGCCTGCAACGAGCTTCGCTGCCAGCAGTTCGATGCGCTCGACGGTGTCTCCGTTTGTGCGCCAAGGAGCGTCCGAGAGGTCGGTGAGGATCGCTGGTTTCGGGCCGGTCCAGGCGTCCGACATTACGCAATCGAGCGGGTCGAAGGATTGTCCTTTGGGAGTGATTTCGCCCTCAGCGCCACTCAACCCCGCATCCGCAGCAATCGCCCGCTGCAGGCTCTGATCGCCGCCTTCGCCGAGCCCGCGTGGGACGCGCGCCAGCGCGACGGTCAGGTCGGTCAGCAAGCGCCCCTCCGGCGCCACGCCGAAGATGTGCAGGCCGTCGCGGATCTGCATTTCCTTGAGGTCGCAGAGATAGGCGTCGAGCTTTTCCAGCGCCTTGTCATCGCTGTCACCCTTGTGAATGCCAGCGTCGCTGTCGAGGCCGATGTCGCGCACGAGATCGAGGATCTGGCGGCTCAGGAGCCTGAGGCGTCGCGGGTCGCCGCCGGCGGCGTCGTAATACTCGTCGACGAGCGCCTCCAGATCCTTAAGCGGCCCGTAGGACTCGGCCCGCGTCAAAGGCGGCGTCAGGTGATCGATGATGACGGCGCTGGTGCGGCGCTTGGCCTGCGTGCCTTCGCCCGGATCGTTGACGATGAAGGGATAGATGTGCGGCAGCGGCCCGAAGATCGCCTCGGGATAACAGGTCTCAGACAGCGCCAGCGCCTTGCCCGGCAGCCATTCGAGATTGCCGTGCTTGCCCATGTGCACGATCGCCTGAGCCGCGAACTGCTGGCGCAGGTGGGCATAGAAGGCGAGATAGCCATGCGGCGGCACGAGGTCCGGCGAATGGTAGCTTTCCTTCGGGTCGATGTTGTAACCGCGCGCCGGCTGGATGCCGACCATGACCTCGCCGAAGCGGGCGAGCGGCAGCGCGAAGGCACCGTCGAGGAAGAAGGGATCGGCCTCCGGTGCACCCCAGCGACCGGCAACTTGATCCTGAATCTGTTTCGGAAGCGAATCGAAGAACGTTTTGTAATCCTTAAGCGAAATACACTCGCGGATCTCGCGGTCATGACTTGCCGCATTGGTCGGTCCGGCCATCAGGTAGCGCATCAGCGCGTCACCGTCGGCGGGAACCTCGCCAACCTCATAGCCTTCCCGCGCCATGGCGCCAAGCACCTCGACGGTACCGGCCGGCGTGTCGAGCCCGACGCCGTTGCCGAGGCGGCCATCGCGGTTCGGATAGTTGGCCATGACGATGGCAATGCGCCGTTCAGCCGGCTTGGCGCGACGCAGGTTCGCCCAGTTGACGGCAAGGTTTGCGGCAAAACGCACCCGGTCATCGAGCGGCTCGTGCCCGACGATATTGGCCTCGACCTTGGCGTCATAGATCGACGCCGCCTTGAACGAGACCGCGCGAGCAAGAATACGGCCGTCGACTTCCGGCAAGGCGACGTTCATGGCGAGATCGCGCGCCATCAGCCCTTGCGGTGACGTCTCCCATTGCGCTCGCGAGGAGCCTGAGAAGATCACCTGCAGGACAGGCGCGCCGGTCGATTCGAGCACGGTCGGCTGGCGATCGGCCCCGGGCGACGAGACGGCAAAACCAGTGGCATTCATCACCACATCGGGTGCGGCCTCGGCAAAGATCGCCTGCAGCGTGCCGACGGAGACGGCATCCTTGAGGCTCGAAACGAACACCGGCAGCGCGCGGACGCCCTGTTGCGCCAGCGCATCGATCAGCGCTTCGACGGGACGCGTCTCGCCGCTCTGGACGAGGGCGCGGTAGAAGCAGATGGCGATGGTGGGTTGGAATTCCACCCTGTCCGTCTTGTCGGCACCAACGCCGGCGACGACCTGCAACCATTCCGAAACCCCGATCACGCCCCGGGCCGGCCACCAGATGCCGGCTTTCAGCAGCGGCTTGGCCGGTTGCGGCTTCTCGGCACTGGTGACCAGCGCCTCGGCATAGTCGAGAAACAGGCCGGCATTGTCGGCACCGCCCTCGGTGAAATAGGCCCAGAGGCGCTGGCGATCGTCTGCTGCGACGGTGGAGAAAGGCTCCAGCCCCGGATCCGGCTTGTCGTCGCCCGGTAGCACCGCAATCTGGAAACGATGGCTGACGGCGGCCGCATGCAGGGCTTCCAGCAGATAACGGAAATAGCTGGCACCACCGAGCGGCCGGACGACGATCAGCTTCGCGTGACGCGCCGTGCGCTCGACGTAAGTGTCGACCGACATCGGGTGCATCAGGCTCATCAGGCTGGCGATGCGCAGGCTCAAGCCTCCGTCGCGTCGGCCGTGAGCCGCGGCGATCGAGGAGAGCTCGGTGTCGGCGGCCGAGAGGAACAGGATATCGGCCGGCGTTTGCCCGAGGTCGATTGCCTCGTTGCCGTCGGCGATCGTTCCTTTCTGGGCGAGAAGCAGATGCATTCGTCTTGTCCGTTCGGGCAATTCCGAACGAAAACGCCTGAAGCGGATTCCGTTCGGAACTGCATTATTTCAATGCGTTAGATCATTTCATTCAACGAATGATCAGACGAGCGCGGCAATCGCAGCACGAACCGCCGCCTCGTCCATGTCGTGCAGGCCGATGACGACGAGGCGCGTGCCGCGCTTTTCGCCGGCAGCCCAGGCGCGATCATAATACTGGTCGATGCGGGCACCGACGGCCTGGATCAGGAGACGCATCGGCTTGCCGGGCACATCGGCAAAACCTTTCAAGCGCAGCACGTCGTGCTCGGCAATCACGCCCTTCAGGCGATCGATGAAGGCGGCCGGATCGGCGATCGAACCAAGCTCGACGACGAAGCTGTCGAACTCGTCGTGGTCGTGCTCCTCGCCCGACTCGTGCTCCATTTCATGATGCGACTTGCGGTTGGCGATATCGCTTTCCGTGCCGACACCGAGGCCAAGCAGGATGGCAGCGGCAACTTCGCCGTTCTTCGCCTCGATCATGGTCGGCTTGCGGCTGGTGCGCGAGGACACCTCGTCGCGCACGGCCTTGAGGCCGGAGGCGTCGATCAGGTCGGTCTTGTTGAGAACGATGAGATCGGCAGCCGTCAGCTGGTCCTCGAACAGCTCCTCGATCGGGCTTTCATGGTCGAGATTGTCGTCCTCGACGCGCAGCGCGTCGACCTTGTCATGGTCGTCGGCAAAGCGGCCGGCGGCAACGGCAGCACTGTCGACCACGGTGACGACGCCATCAACCGTCACTTCGCTGCGGATATCCGGCCAGTTGAAGGCGGCGATCAGCGGCTGCGGCAGCGCGAGACCCGAGGTTTCGATGATGATGTGGTCAGGGCGGTTTTCGCGCTCGAGCAGCTTGGTCATGGTCGGGATGAAATCGTCAGCCACGGTGCAGCAGATGCAGCCATTGGTGAGCTCGATGATGTCGTCCTCGGTGCAGGCCTCCGCACCGCAGCCCTTCAGCACGTCGCCATCGACGCCGAGATCGCCGAACTCGTTGATGATCAGCGCGATGCGCTTGCCGTCGGCGTTCTGCAGCAGATTGCGGATCATCGTCGTCTTGCCGGCGCCAAGGAAGCCGGTGATGACGGTCGCCGGGATCTTGCCCTGGTTGGCTCTCGCAGTGGTCATTTTTCAACCCTTCATTTTCAGCGGCAAACCGGCCGCGACAAAGTAAACTTCAGCGGATTTCTCCGCAACGATCTGGTGAAGCCGGCCGGCATGGTCGCGAAATTCGCGGGCCATGCGGTTCTCGGGCACGATGCCGAGGCCGACCTCGTTGGAAACAAAGATGAGGCGCGCCCGCGCCTCAGGCAGATACGCGGCAAGGGCGGCGAACTCCGCCGTCATGTCGCGCTCTTCGAGCATGAGATTGGTGACCCACAGCGTCAGGCAGTCGATCAGGACCACATGACCCGGATTGTCGATGCGCCTGAGGGTGCCCAAGAGATCAAGCGGTTCCTCATGCGTTGTCCAGCCTTCGCCGCGGCGCGTCCTGTGATGATCGATCCGCTCGCGCATTTCGTCGTCCCAGGCTCGTCCCGTGGCGACATAATGCATGGTGAGGCCGGACGCTTCGACGAGCCTCTCGGAAAAGCTGGATTTGCCGGAACGGGCGCCGCCAAGGACCAGGACCGGCCCGGCACTATGAGTGCTCATCGCCGCCGCCTCAGAAAACCCGCCTCAGCGGCGGATGGCAAAAGCCGTTCGACGCGCCGGCGGCGCGTGCGGGAAAACATCTGCGAGCCAAAACAACCTCCGTGATGGCGTTGGAGACGACACGTCTCCTCGGGCGGAATGCCCATGCCGGATGGCAGGTCTCCTGGCTCACGGCGTCACAGGCCCGCATCGCCTCGCCCATGAGGGCGAGGTTCCGATGTCAGGACCCGAGCGGCCCGCCTTACCTTCCCGGCGTCTTTCCGGTGCCACAGCGAACCTTTGCGCGTCGTCTCCGACACGCGGCGCTGTGAGGGACATCGTGAAAGGCGGACGATTCGTAGAAGAAGAGGCGTCCAACCCGGCTGATCACGATGCCACGCCAGTGGCTTTTCCGGCTCGACCGCGACCTGCCTCGGTTGCCCCATGCAACCGGCTGACAGCCCGATATCGAACCCGATGGCGAACCCTGACCGTTCTACAGTCGCGGGGTCGGCTGCGATAAGGATGCCCGATTTGGGTCCATCCGTCACATTCCCAATTATTCCCCCCTATCGCCACGATGAGGGGGAACCATCCAACACCTGATGATTAGGAAGCGGCCGACCCAAAGTCAATCGACGCTTGCGACACCTCCCCGGCTTGGTTGCGCCGCGCGACGATTTGTCGAGCGGCAGGCAAACGGCCACAGCCCGCCACATACCGCCGAACGAACTGCTCATCCGCCTGCACCCGAGGCCGACATCCATTCACTCTCACTTTGCGCCAAAGCGCTATCAGAATGTGCCAAAGTGGCATCGGGCTCTGGCGCGCCTTTGTTCCCGAGTGCAGAAAAGAGGAGAACGATGAACTCAAATTTGCAGGCGACCATGTCAAACCGCCTTTATCCCGTGGCGAGATCCATCACCCAGGTGGCCAAGCTGCTGAAAATCTCCGCCGAACAGGCGGTGCGCCGCGCCGGGCTGCCGCGTGATATCCTTCGCCACGAAGGCAAGGGCCTGACGCCAACCCAGGTTTTCGCCCTGTGGCGCGCCATCGAGCTAGAGGCTGAGCGGCCCGACCTGCCGCTTTACCTGAGCAAGCTCTTTGCCCATGCGCCGTTCACACCGGCCATGTTTTCTTTCTCCTGTTCGCCAGACGTGCGCGTCGGGTTCAAGCGTCTGTCGGTGTTCAAGCCGCTGATGGGACCGATGAAGCTGGAGGTGTGCGAAGACGACAGCTTCCTGCATATCGAGATCGGTACGGTGGACCCAAATGTTCCGGCCCCACCACAACTGGTCTGGTTCGAGGCGCTCTACCTCCTGGAATCCGCCCGCTGTTACACCGCAGAGCTTATTCGGCCATCGCGGCTCCAGCTGCCCCAACTGGCCAACCTCAGCAACGACGTGCTGGACTTCCTTGGCTGTGAACCCGAGCTTGACGGCGGAGCGCGCCTCTCCCTGCGCAGAGAAGATGCCGACCTGCCGCTGATCACCGAAAACGAGGAATCCTGGCCCGATTTTGAGAAAAGGCTACGCCGCGAGATGGAGGCGCATGAAACCGACACACCGATCGTGCTGCGGGCAAAGCGGGTTTTGCATGACATGCTGCCGTCGGGGGAAGCCAGTATCGAGGCGATGTGCAGACGGCTCGCCATGTCGAAGCGCACCCTGCAACGGCAATTGAAGGAGGAAGGCGAAACCTTCCAGACGGTGCTGGCATCGACCCGCGCGGAACTGGCGATGCATTATCTCGGCGAAGACGGGCTGAACGTCGAGGAAATCTCCTATCTGCTGGCCTACCGCGAGCCGAATTCCTTCTATCGCGCCTTTCAGGGCTGGACCGGCATGACGCCCGCCGAGGCGCGGGGAACGGTGACGCACTGAGAGAGTGCGCCATGTCTGCACCGGAAGATAGCGGTTTGGCGCGTTCCGATAGTTGATTGGCACGAAGCGATTTTGAGGAAATTCAGGCGATACGCCAGATTGATCTCCAACGAACAAAGGGCATGACGCCCGCAAGGATTGGAGAAGATCATGGCAATCGCACGGAAAACCGCTCTCGTCACCGGCGCCTCCTCGGGCATGGGCAAGGTCATCGCAAAGCAGCTGATCAAGGACGGTCTGACCGTCATCGTTGCCGCCCGCCGGATGGAGCAGATGGACGATCTGAGAGCGCTCGGCGCACATCCTGTCTCGCTGGATGTCGCGGACGAAGCCAGTCGAAAATCCGCGGTCGCCGAGATCATCATGAAATTCGGCGGGGTCGACGTGCTGGTCAACAATGCCGGTTTCGGACTTTACGGCTCGGTCGAAGACGTACCTCTCAGCGAGGCCCGCTATCAGTTCGACGTGAACCTCTTCGGCGCGGCCGCACTGATCCAGGATCTGGTGCCCTACATGCGCGAGAAGCGCGCCGGCAAGATCATCAACATCACCTCGATGGGCGGCAAGATCTACACGCCGCTCGGTGCCTGGTATCACGCGTCGAAACACGCGCTCGAAGGCCTGTCGGACTGCCTTCGCCTGGAACTGCAACAGTTCGGCATCGACGTGGTGGTCGTCGAGCCCGGCGTCATCCAGACGGCATTCGCCAACGTGATGGAAGGCCCGATGATGAAGTTCTCGGGCAACACCGCCTACGGCGCGATGGCAAAGAACGTCTCCAAGGCCACCGCCGACAGCTACAAGGACGGCGGCGGCTCCGCCCCGCAGGTCATCGCGGACGTGGTTTCCAAGGCCTTGAAAGCCCGCAAACCGAAGACCCGCTATGCCGCCGGCAAATTCGCCAACATGATGATCAACATCCGCAAATGGTTCGGCGACCGTGCGTTCGACCGCATGATCCTGTGGACCGTGCGCTGATTGGCGGGAAACCGCGCCAGCGCCGGCAAGAATGACGCGGGCGCCCTATACCCGCTGCAACACGCTGAACTGAAAGGCCTGGATCAAGTTCCACGGGGTCCGGTGCTGGTGTTCCATGTGCTCGACCAGCCGGAAGCACGGCCCGATCACATCGGCGAGTGCGGCGGGGTCATAGCGCACCACTGGCAGGCCGCTGCAGCGCTCCGGGCCATCGGGCGCGAAAGTGGCGATGATGGCGTGCCCGCCGGGCACGACGGCCGCCGTCAGCCGCTCGATATAGGCCGCCCGGTCGTCGGGATCGGTGAGGAAGTGAAAGGCGGCGCGATCATGCCAGATATCGTAGCTGCGATCCGGCTTCCACGCGGTCACATCGGCTGCAACCCAGTGCACATCACCGGCGCGGGCACCGAGGCGCGCCTTGGCGGCGTCCAGTGCGGCCGGTGACAGATCGAGCACCGTGATCGCTTTCATACCCGCGTCGAGCAGCGCATCCACCAGCCGCGACGCGCCGCCGCCGATATCGATCAGTGACGACGAGGCGAACGCCGCATGCCCGCGGATGAGGTCGAGCGAAACGGCCGGCGTACCCTCGAACCAGCTGACGCCCGCCTCGCCCTTCGACCGATAGGCATTGTCCCAATGGGTCCGTCTGCTTTCGTCCTGCACCGCAACACCTGCACCTTCACGCCCAGCCGCCAGGCGCTCGGATCTACTCGACGAATTCTATCGCGGAACGACGGAGCATGCGGGATTTTCCGCAAACATGTCGTTCATGCCTTTCAACTCGGTCAGCTGGTGCCCTCGTCTGAGGCTAGCGGCCGAGCAGCCCATCCAGCCAGCGCCGGTCGAGCACCGTCTCCAGCTCGTTCGCGACATCATCCAGCGCCGCATCGACCGACTGGCGGTAGTTGCTGGCACCACCTTCGATGCCGAAACTTTTCAGCAGCGCGGAGCGGTAGGCGTCGCTGGTGAAGAGCCCGTGCAGATAGGTGCCCATCACCCGGCCATCGACCGAAAGCGCGCCATCGGCGCGATTGTCGATGCGCACTGACGGCCGCTCACAGTCCGCACCTTGCGTGTTGCCGAGGTGGATTTCGTAGCCCTCGAGCGCCACGTCATGCTCCAGCGACCAGGCGCGGCTGTTGCGCACCGTCTTTTCCGGCGCCATCTCGGTCTCGACGTCGAGCAGCCCGAGACCCTCGACCGCACGTTCGCCGCCCTCGATGCCGAGCGGATCGGTGACGCGCCGGCCGAGCATCTGGTAGCCGCCGCAAATGCCGATCACCCGGCCGCCGCGGCGCACATGCCGTTGAAGGTCTCTGTCCCAGCCCTGCGCCTTGAAATCGATGAGATCGCCGATGGTCGATTTCGAGCCGGGAATGACGACGAGCCCGGCATCGGCCGGAATGGGATTGCCCGGCCGCACGAAGACAAGATCGACTTCCGGCTCGGCGGCAAGCGGATCGAGGTCATCGAAATTGGCGATGCGCGAGAGCACCGGCACGGCAACCTTCAACGCCCGCCCCTCGCCGCGCGCCAGCTTTTCCAGCACGACGGAATCTTCCGCCGGCAATCGCGCGGCGGCCTTCAGCCAGGGCACGACGCCGAAACAGGGCCAGCCAGTGAAGCGGTTGACCGCGGCAATGCCGTCGTCGAAGAGCGTGACGTCGCCGCGGAACTTGTTGATGAGATAGCCCGTCACCATGCGCCGATCTTCCTCGGGCAAGATTGCATGCGTGCCGACGAGCGAGGCGATCACACCACCGCGGTCGATGTCGCCGACAAGCACGACCGGCACCTCGGCCCGGGTCGCGAAGCCCATATTGGCGATGTCACCGGCTCTAAGGTTGATTTCCGCCGGCGAGCCCGCGCCTTCGACCACCACCAGATCGGCGCCGGCCGACATCTGTTCGAAGCTTTCCATCACGGCGCCAAGCAGCTTGGGTTTGAGCGCCTGATACTCCCGGCCCTTGGCCTGCCCGGCCACCTTGCCCTGGACGACGATCTGGCTGCCGACATCGGATTGCGGCTTCAACAGAACCGGGTTCATGTGCACGGACGAAGGC encodes:
- the cobO gene encoding cob(I)yrinic acid a,c-diamide adenosyltransferase; this encodes MSDETTAGGEAPAEKDDARHAMKMAKKKAAREKIMATKTDEKGLLIVNTGKGKGKSTAGFGMIFRHIAHGMPCAVVQFIKGAMATGERELIEKHFGDVCQFYTLGEGFTWETQDRARDVAMAEKAWEKAKELIRDERNSMVLLDEINIALRYDYIDVAEVVRFLKEEKPHMTHVVLTGRNAKEDLIEIADLVTEMELIKHPFRSGIKAQQGVEF
- the cobU gene encoding bifunctional adenosylcobinamide kinase/adenosylcobinamide-phosphate guanylyltransferase, whose product is MSTHSAGPVLVLGGARSGKSSFSERLVEASGLTMHYVATGRAWDDEMRERIDHHRTRRGEGWTTHEEPLDLLGTLRRIDNPGHVVLIDCLTLWVTNLMLEERDMTAEFAALAAYLPEARARLIFVSNEVGLGIVPENRMAREFRDHAGRLHQIVAEKSAEVYFVAAGLPLKMKG
- a CDS encoding oxidoreductase, yielding MAIARKTALVTGASSGMGKVIAKQLIKDGLTVIVAARRMEQMDDLRALGAHPVSLDVADEASRKSAVAEIIMKFGGVDVLVNNAGFGLYGSVEDVPLSEARYQFDVNLFGAAALIQDLVPYMREKRAGKIINITSMGGKIYTPLGAWYHASKHALEGLSDCLRLELQQFGIDVVVVEPGVIQTAFANVMEGPMMKFSGNTAYGAMAKNVSKATADSYKDGGGSAPQVIADVVSKALKARKPKTRYAAGKFANMMINIRKWFGDRAFDRMILWTVR
- the cobN gene encoding cobaltochelatase subunit CobN: MHLLLAQKGTIADGNEAIDLGQTPADILFLSAADTELSSIAAAHGRRDGGLSLRIASLMSLMHPMSVDTYVERTARHAKLIVVRPLGGASYFRYLLEALHAAAVSHRFQIAVLPGDDKPDPGLEPFSTVAADDRQRLWAYFTEGGADNAGLFLDYAEALVTSAEKPQPAKPLLKAGIWWPARGVIGVSEWLQVVAGVGADKTDRVEFQPTIAICFYRALVQSGETRPVEALIDALAQQGVRALPVFVSSLKDAVSVGTLQAIFAEAAPDVVMNATGFAVSSPGADRQPTVLESTGAPVLQVIFSGSSRAQWETSPQGLMARDLAMNVALPEVDGRILARAVSFKAASIYDAKVEANIVGHEPLDDRVRFAANLAVNWANLRRAKPAERRIAIVMANYPNRDGRLGNGVGLDTPAGTVEVLGAMAREGYEVGEVPADGDALMRYLMAGPTNAASHDREIRECISLKDYKTFFDSLPKQIQDQVAGRWGAPEADPFFLDGAFALPLARFGEVMVGIQPARGYNIDPKESYHSPDLVPPHGYLAFYAHLRQQFAAQAIVHMGKHGNLEWLPGKALALSETCYPEAIFGPLPHIYPFIVNDPGEGTQAKRRTSAVIIDHLTPPLTRAESYGPLKDLEALVDEYYDAAGGDPRRLRLLSRQILDLVRDIGLDSDAGIHKGDSDDKALEKLDAYLCDLKEMQIRDGLHIFGVAPEGRLLTDLTVALARVPRGLGEGGDQSLQRAIAADAGLSGAEGEITPKGQSFDPLDCVMSDAWTGPKPAILTDLSDAPWRTNGDTVERIELLAAKLVAGEQSCPHDWPHTRAVLGEIETRLKPSISNSGAAEMAGFLTGLNGCFVAPGPSGAPTRGRPDVLPTGRNFYSVDSRAVPTPAAYELGKKSAELLIRRYLQDHGEWPSSFGLTAWGTANMRTGGDDIAQALALIGAKPTWDMVSRRVMGYEIVPLAILGRPRVDVTLRISGFFRDAFPDQIALFDKAIRAVGALEEDDADNMIAARMRAEAQRLESEGVEAAEAARRASYRVFGAKPGAYGAGLQALIDEKGWETKADLAEAYLTWGAYAYGAGEEGKAERDLFEERLRTIEAVVQNQDNREHDLLDSDDYYQFEGGMSAAAEQLGGSRPAIYHNDHSRPEKPVIRSLEEEIGRVVRARVVNPKWIDGVMRHGYKGAFEIAATVDYMFAFAATTGAVRDHHFEAAYQAFIVDERVADFLRDKNPAAFAELSERFLEAIDRNLWTPRSNSARFELAAIGTAATRRRAGNE
- a CDS encoding AraC family transcriptional regulator, coding for MSNRLYPVARSITQVAKLLKISAEQAVRRAGLPRDILRHEGKGLTPTQVFALWRAIELEAERPDLPLYLSKLFAHAPFTPAMFSFSCSPDVRVGFKRLSVFKPLMGPMKLEVCEDDSFLHIEIGTVDPNVPAPPQLVWFEALYLLESARCYTAELIRPSRLQLPQLANLSNDVLDFLGCEPELDGGARLSLRREDADLPLITENEESWPDFEKRLRREMEAHETDTPIVLRAKRVLHDMLPSGEASIEAMCRRLAMSKRTLQRQLKEEGETFQTVLASTRAELAMHYLGEDGLNVEEISYLLAYREPNSFYRAFQGWTGMTPAEARGTVTH
- the cobW gene encoding cobalamin biosynthesis protein CobW, with protein sequence MTTARANQGKIPATVITGFLGAGKTTMIRNLLQNADGKRIALIINEFGDLGVDGDVLKGCGAEACTEDDIIELTNGCICCTVADDFIPTMTKLLERENRPDHIIIETSGLALPQPLIAAFNWPDIRSEVTVDGVVTVVDSAAVAAGRFADDHDKVDALRVEDDNLDHESPIEELFEDQLTAADLIVLNKTDLIDASGLKAVRDEVSSRTSRKPTMIEAKNGEVAAAILLGLGVGTESDIANRKSHHEMEHESGEEHDHDEFDSFVVELGSIADPAAFIDRLKGVIAEHDVLRLKGFADVPGKPMRLLIQAVGARIDQYYDRAWAAGEKRGTRLVVIGLHDMDEAAVRAAIAALV
- a CDS encoding EamA family transporter, which produces MSQSWQFWALLSAAFAALTAVFAKVGVAQINSDFATLIRTVVILCVIAAIVAATGQWQKPSEISGRTWLFLALSGLATGASWLAYFRALKLGDAARVAPIDKLSIVMVAIFGVLFLGEKLNLMNWLGVAFIAAGALLLAVF